One part of the Solanum dulcamara chromosome 3, daSolDulc1.2, whole genome shotgun sequence genome encodes these proteins:
- the LOC129881477 gene encoding uncharacterized protein LOC129881477, producing MDRRTLTMNWDGLGEDDDDDNFFESRDRLSTAISLDLGSSGSDDDDEYDDSRLSFVSTLSSASIKKFQGIEIETISDSFSSADYGVWMAEPGDIKERRKRLLQGMGLSSNKDLLKLKSAKIVRAISRKVEKIKDTKPPKTTDSSRAKVLNQQRQSLSIQPIKLVRSRSDGDIQSFSVNTKKRKKELIGDISKQRLTRTFSGVLAPSIGTCQLAGSVRMSPKKNINGSDMLSSTLSNGSPDVGFASFFLIKNLDTGKEFIVKESNEQGMWNKLSDIQTGKQLTMDEFEKYVGYSPVVKELMRRVNGSRNHDDERKLNTNSYLSKSFRNSKRRGVALLKNIKGVAHSMSGKIIDKEREQPVPEEQQKPNKNSSKWSKVRQHGKSCKEFTALHLSQEIHAHEGSIWTIRFSSDAHYLATAGEDTMIHIWEVQECEVMNDLNSVGGTMSGVASALPIHPTAGSLNASPVHIIARSNSDRPPLPETAHITSERRKKGKVSHKKKGNSVPEYVNVPETVFALSEKPICTLKGHQDDVLDLSWSRSQLLLSSSIDKTVRLWDVETQTCLKMFAHNDYVTCIQINPMDDDYFISGSLDAKVRIWNIPERRVVDWTDLHEMVTATCFTPDGQGALIGSHKGSCRMYTTSDCKLEQKDNIEIQPKKNSQLKKVTGLQFAPWNPSEVLITSADSRIRIFDGSDMIYKFRGFRNTSSQIAASFSSDGKYVISASEDSHVYIWKREEPKSPRGKVRTSTSVQAHERFHCKDVSVAMPWPGSVKNEPPLVEMHSKRHSKRFLPPQYPTVGSPTKENSDVANSKRHTPPLPNKSNALERVPGSQEEEELAQLSRTDSGNGPRESFTSGSSSNRFGDSPSISASTSSRSHSWSSSWSQDGSNNHGSNVIQATAWGMVIVTASLGGEIRIYQNFGLPLKAGRQTNLFRDLT from the exons ATGGATCGGAGAACGTTAACGATGAACTGGGATGGTCTCggagaagatgatgatgatgacaaTTTCTTTGAGTCCCGTGATCGTCTTTCCACAGCCATTTCCCTTGACTTAGGATCATCGGGATCAGACGATGATGATGAATACGATGACAGTCGTCTCTCTTTTGTCTCGACCCTTTCCTCAGCCTCCATCAAGAAATTCCAAGGAATTGAAATTGAAACAATTTCTGATTCCTTTAGCAGTGCGGATTATGGTGTGTGGATGGCTGAACCAGGGGATATCAAGGAACGTCGTAAACGTCTCTTGCAAGGGATGGGATTGTCAAGTAATAAAGACCTCCTCAAGCTGAAAAGTGCCAAGATTGTACGAGCCATTTCAAGAAAAGTCGAGAAAATCAAGGACACCAAACCACCTAAGACGACTGATTCTTCACGTGCAAAAGTATTAAATCAACAACGACAGTCTTTATCTATACAACCAATTAAGTTGGTCAGGTCGAGATCAGATGGAGATATACAATCCTTTTCTGTAAatacaaagaaaaggaaaaaagagttaATTGGTGACATTTCTAAACAACGTCTCACCAGGACATTTTCGGGTGTTTTAGCACCGAGTATAGGAACATGCCAATTAGCAGGTTCTGTTCGAATGTCAcccaaaaaaaacataaatggGAGTGATATGTTGTCATCCACATTGTCGAATGGGAGTCCTGATGTGGGATTTGCTTCATTTTTCTTGATAAAGAATTTGGACACTGGAAAGGAATTCATCGTCAAAGAGTCTAATGAACAAGGAATGTGGAATAAGCTAAGTGATATTCAGACAGGGAAGCAACTTACTATGgatgaatttgaaaaatatgtgggatattCTCCTGTTGTCAAGGAACTGATGAGACGAGTAAATGGATCAAGAAATCATGACGATGAGAGGAAGCTAAACACGAATTCATATCTTAGTAAGAGTTTCAGAAATAGCAAGAGAAGGGGAGTTGCTCTTTTGAAGAACATAAAAGGAGTAGCACATAGTATGAGTGGAAAAATTATTGATAAAGAACGCGAGCAGCCTGTACCTGAGGAACAGCAGAAACCGAATAAGAATTCCTCCAAATGGAGTAAAGTCCGTCAGCATGGGAAGTCCTGCAAAGAATTCACAGCTTTACACTTAAGCCAAGAAATCCATGCTCACGAGGGTTCAATATGGACGATAAGATTCAGCTCGGATGCACATTATCTAGCAACAGCAGGAGAAGATACAATGATTCATATATGGGAAGTGCAAGAATGTGAAGTTATGAATGATCTAAACTCCGTTGGTGGTACAATGTCAGGTGTTGCGAGTGCCTTACCTATTCATCCAACGGCTGGCTCTCTCAACGCCTCCCCTGTTCATATAATCGCCAGGTCCAATTCAGACCGGCCTCCACTTCCGGAGACTGCACATATTACATCAGAAAGAAGGAAGAAGGGGAAGGTCTCCCATAAGAAAAAGGGAAACTCAGTTCCGGAGTATGTCAATGTACCAGAAACTGTTTTTGCTCTTTCAGAGAAACCAATATGCACTCTTAAAGGTCATCAAGATGATGTCTTGGACTTGTCTTGGTCAAGATCTCAG CTACTTCTTTCATCGTCGATAGACAAGACTGTCAGGCTATGGGATGTTGAAACTCAGACTTGTTTAAAAATGTTCGCGCACAATGACTATG TAACTTGCATACAGATCAATCCAATGGATGATGACTACTTCATCAGTGGTTCTCTGGATGCAAAGGTTCGGATTTGGAATATACCTGAACGGAGAGTTGTAGATTGGACTGATCTTCATGAAATGGTCACTGCTACTTGCTTCACCCCTGATGGCCAG GGTGCTTTAATAGGCTCACATAAAGGAAGTTGTCGTATGTACACTACCTCTG ACTGCAAACTGGAACAAAAAGACAATATTGAAATTCAACCTAAGAagaattctcaactcaagaagGTCACTGGTTTACAG TTTGCCCCATGGAATCCATCAGAAGTGCTTATAACTTCAGCTGATTCTCGTATCAGAATTTTTGACGGATCAGATATGATCTATAAGTTTAGAG GTTTCCGAAATACAAGCAGCCAAATTGCAGCTTCATTTAGTTCAGACGGAAAGTATGTCATAAGTGCAAGTGAAGACTCTCATGTCTACATATGGAAGAGAGAAGAACCTAAGAGCCCCAGGGGAAAAGTTAGAACTTCAACCTCAGTTCAAGCTCACGAGCGCTTTCACTGTAAAGATGTTTCAGTTGCCATGCCGTGGCCAGGTAGTGTAAAGAATGAGCCACCACTTGTAGAGATGCATTCAAAAAGGCATTCGAAACGTTTCCTCCCACCCCAATATCCCACTGTTGGTTCTCCTACAAAAGAAAACTCGGATGTGGCAAATAGTAAAAGGCATACACCACCTCTACCTAACAAAAGTAATGCATTGGAGAGAGTCCCAGGTAGTCAGGAAGAGGAAGAATTAGCTCAACTCTCCCGGACAGATTCTGGTAATGGTCCTAGAGAATCATTTACATCAGGTTCTTCATCAAATAGATTTGGTGATTCACCTTCTATATCTGCATCCACCAGCTCCCGATCACACTCTTGGTCCTCCTCTTGGTCTCAGGATGGTAGTAATAACCACGGAAGCAATGTTATCCAAGCAACAGCATGGGGAATGGTAATTGTGACAGCTAGTTTGGGAGGTGAAATCAGAATCTATCAAAATTTTGGGCTACCACTGAAAGCTGGACGTCAGACGAATCTCTTTAGAGACCTAACATAA
- the LOC129882236 gene encoding uncharacterized protein LOC129882236 — protein sequence MDSPINYAIDDKDLDDAALWAVIDSAAAAASSSTTTVSKYSKPQPYNHSPIRPYPSSNPSPQPKLLKTARNFHNHHHNGEVLNHRPQKISRSNNNCVSELSETSPNPNLNPMAVVKHVQRAPAVMNYSSPVMRRSPAPVMEYEHRYNSPVGSDCSAMTTMSHGQCEDRDGVIRHSLAGPFPSVSLFKEYQNAAMAILEKSDYTMISGHPFIKKTGWRKISFYFNLSYEIKDKTIEFDENRNVLRAEFIVRAHMQGGRFSDGWGSCERREKKFLKPNHDIPSTAETRAKNKACQDLLGIGEYRPGVSQSTNG from the exons ATGGATTCTCCGATCAATTACGCAATCGACGATAAGGACCTAGACGACGCCGCATTATGGGCTGTGATTGATTCCGCCGCCGCTGCCGCCTCTTCCTCCACCACCACTGTCTCCAAGTACAGTAAACCTCAACCTTACAATCACTCTCCAATTAGGCCTTATCCAAGCTCAAATCCTTCTCCACAACCTAAGCTCCTCAAAACCGCCAGAAACTTCCACAATCATCACCATAACGGAGAGGTACTAAATCACCGGCCGCAGAAAATCTCCAGGTCAAATAATAACTGCGTTTCGGAGCTCAGCGAGACGAGTCCGAATCCGAATTTGAATCCGATGGCGGTAGTTAAGCACGTGCAGCGCGCTCCAGCTGTGATGAATTATTCTTCTCCGGTGATGAGGAGGTCTCCGGCTCCGGTGATGGAGTATGAGCACAGGTATAACAGTCCAGTTGGTTCGGATTGTTCGGCCATGACTACGATGAGTCATGGACAGTGTGAGGATAGAGATGGTGTCATTAGGCATAGCTTGGCTGGTCCATTTCCATCCGTTTCTCTGTTCAAGGAGTATCAAAATGCAGCGATGGCG ATTCTGGAGAAAAGTGACTACACTATGATTTCTGGACAtcccttcatcaaaaaaacTG GTTGGAGGAAGATATCTTTTTACTTCAATCTATCATATGAAATTAAAGACAAGACCATTGAGTTTGATGAGAACCGTAATGTCCTGCGTGCTGAATTTATAGTTCGGGCGCACATGCA GGGTGGTAGGTTCTCAGATGGATGGGGATCATGTGAGCGGCGGGAGAAGAAGTTTCTAAAACCAAATCATGACATTCCCAGCACAGCAGAAACCAGAGCCAAAAATAAAGCATGCCAG